A window of Candidatus Angelobacter sp. genomic DNA:
CATGAGGAAGTTCCAGACGCTGACCAACATGATCGAGATGAAGTTTGCCAGATACACGTTTACGTTCAGCAAATAGACTTGCACGTTCAACAGCAACACGCTGAATCCGATTCCTGCCAGGCAGATCAAATTAAACTTCCCGAACCGAATCAAGCGTGGCAGCCAGCGGCTGCGCTCCGCCCCCATCCCTTGGAACGTCCACAGATCATTCCATAGAAAATTATTGAAGATGGCCACCTCTGCGGCGACGACTTTGCTCAAGGTCAAGTTCCAGCCGAGCATGTTCTTGCCCGCCAGCAACCAGATGAATCCCATATCCACGGCAATCCCCCCGCCGCCCACGATGCAGAATTGCGCGTAGCGCCGGAATGCCGGCCACAACTTGAATTTCACCAAAACCGCAATGCATTTCGTCATACCGGAAGCCAACGGCACATCTTCCCTCGCCAGTCCAACCAGTTATTCGCACGAACTAACATCAATTCTTTTCGCTCGGGCCTGCTGCCTTGTCCTCTCGCCCCATCGGATGGGGAAAGAGAAGGCATCAGAGATGTCGGCTAATCCGGTCCCCTCGCCTTCCAATCGCCTGTGGTGGGCCACGCTACGCCGCATAAACAAAAAACTTGTACCAGTAAAAATTCCACACCAGACCGGCCGACACCCCCAGCGCCTTGCATGCGTTGCGCGCGACCACGTCACCGCCCAGCCGCCGCGAAAGACTCAGCTTGCGAGCCAAAGCGAGCGCGAGATTGGCCGGGCCCTTCCAAACGTAGGTCGTCAAATAGAGGACCGCGTTTTGCAACACGAACGCAGAAAATGCCGTCGTGACCAGAAACCGCTCGGCGCGTCTCAACCATTCGTGTCCGGCGGGGTGAAACACCAGCCACCAGTTGGCCAAAAAAGACCATGTCATCGCCGTTGCCACGGAAACCGTGTTGGCCGGAATGCGCCGCCAGGCCACCGAGGACCGGGTCAGCAAGTTGAACACGGTGAAATCCACCAGGGTCGTGCTAACGCCGACCACGCAGAACAAGAGAAACTGAGGTAGCAGCATCAGAAAATGCTCCTTTCCCTCTACAAGAAAAGCCGGGCGTAGAAATCCGCCAATCCGGCCATAAAAACGACCACCACGATCCCTAACGCGCCACGCCCGTACCAACCGCATCCTATCCAAAGATGACCGGCGCCCAGGCCAAACAGACCGGCAAGCGGGACAAACGCATGAGCAAGGAATCTCACGTTCTGGTTGCAGGCAAACGGAAATTTCAGCGCATACGCCAACGTGATCGCAAACTGGCACGCAGCCATCCGGGAACTTCCGACAGCGGAGAACGGTCGCCGGTTGGTTGGTTCGGTCGGGCTGGCTCTCTACCGCGGCTCCGTGCAGTGGTCCTGGATCCATTTCACATCGCGATCGGTCGGGGAGGTGTGGCTCCCGGGCCTGGCCCTGCCCAGCGGCACCAGAGTCGTCCACTCCAGCCAGCGATGCCCCTCCACATGCCCGTCCGCAAAAACAATTTCCGCTGCTTTGTTGTGATAGCTGGCCGGGTAATCAATGATCCAGTACGGATTGGCCGGCCCGCTGCCGTCGCGCGTCCCGGTGTTGCTCATGTCCACCCCGAAATAGCCTTCGTTGATGCTGTCGCTGCGTTCGTCCAGCAAAACAAAAATGCCGGAAGGATGCGCGATCTCCTGGGATTTACGATAGTCCCGGTAGCGGCTGTTGCCGCCGTCGATGAACGCTGGCGTGCCTTTGATGCGCGTGGGATTCATCCGGCAGTTCATCGAAACGCTGCGCACGAACCGGCTGCGGTCACCGGGACACTTGTAAACCGACGGTGTGGGAATGTACGCCGCGAACGCCGACTGCTGCCGGTCAATCAACAATTGCGTGTTGGTCGCGTCGTTGGCGCGGCTCATCGTCCCGGCGACCCAGTTGGTGAAAACTCCCCGGCCGTCCTGACCGTCGGCGTTGGAGGGCAACTGGCCGTTGTTGTCATCGCCGTACATCATCCAGGCGTGAATGAGTTGTCGCAGGTTGCTCGCACACTCGGCCCCCTGTGCGGAGGCCTTGGCCCGGCCCAGCGCCGGCAAAAGCAACGCCGCCAGAACGGCAATGACCGCGATCGTCACCAGCAACTCCATCAGCGTGAAAGCGCACGACCGAACCGCAGTCCCCGGCGCCCGGCTCGGCAATGGCCCCGCTGGACCGGCTCCACCCCGCCAGACAGCAGAGTCGCCTCTTTGCCGCCTTTGGACTCTGGACATCGAACTTTGGACGTTGAAGTTCATCCCGCCCAGTTGAAATTGACAAACTGTTTCACCGCCCACCCTTGCAGCACCGCGAGGATCACCACATAATACCAGAAAACCCAGCGGCTCTTGGTCTTGCCCAGCAACATCGCGAGCACGATAAACACCGGAAAACAGACCATGATATAGCGGCGATAGGACATGAAATAACTGGTCAACGCCGGCACCAACCCGGTCGGAAGCGTGTACCAGAACCACGTCTTGTTTAAGCGGTAAATCAGCGGCAGCAACGCCAGAAACAAAACAAAGAAGCCGCGGTCCAACGCAGAATCCATCATCCCATCCAGGCTGCCCACGTTCGTGAAGGCGCTCCAGAACGCCGGGAAATCGAACATATTCGCAATCGAGGGCGAGTTCGGATAAGCCTTCTGGGCAACGAACCCCTCGAACGGATTGCCGGTCCACGCATACATCACCCCGAAATAAGCGGCGTATCCCAGCAGCGGGCAAAGCAGCAGCATCACCGGCACGAGCCAACGCGCGCTCCCCGTTCTTCCGGCTGCGAGCCGCGCCGGACCCGGCGGTTGCGCGTCCGACCCGGCCGCATTTGTTGAAGTTGCAGTGCCGCCTTCCCGCCCCTTTGCTCTTAAAAAGCCTCGCGCCCAGTCCGTGCGCTCGAAAAAATACCACGTCAGCGGCGCGATCATGAAAATCCCCACGGGCCGCGCCAGCGGCAGCAGTAAACCGGCGACTGCGGTCCAGGACCACCGTTCCAGTTCCAATCCCCAGAAAAAAACCATGAGCAGCACCAGATAGAGCGCCTCGGTGTAAGGAAACGAGAAAAACAGCGCGCCCGGAAACGCCAGCATCAGTATGAGCGAATCCCGGGCAACCTCGGGCGGATAATGCCGTTCCACCAGCCGATAAAACAACCCCAAGCCAATGACCGACAGGACGGTCGTCAGAACCAGGCTGGCCAGCAAGGGCCGACCGACCGTCAACGCCGCCGCAGCGTGGATCATTCCCGGCCAGAGCGGATAAAATGCGCACGAATGGTTCCCGGCTTGGTAGCCGTCTTGACTCAGGCGCAAATAATGCGCAACATCCCACGTGCTGAAGCGGCTGGCAAGTGTGGGCTGACCGTCAGGTGGCCAGTGCGCAAAGGCACTACCAAACTGGAACCAGTTAAAACCAAAACACAATGAAAAAACGACGACCAACGCCAACACCCCCTTGGCCCAGAGAAGAACACGCCACGGGTTGCTGACGTTAGTCATTCAGTGGTTGGTTTACCAACAGAATGCTTTCTACGCTAGCAATCGCCGATGTACGTCGTCGTTGTAGGCGGACCCTGCGCAATTCCTCCGCAATCACAATAATCGGGTTGGTAGTAGCGAGCACCCAGAACGCAGTTCATTGGAGTTGTCGTGACAGTTATTGTCCAAGACGGGGATATCTGGTTGCAGGTATTGTACCAACTGGCGGAGGTACACCATCCCCCAGGACCGCTGACAGTTGTTAGGTAACATGTGCCGGGGCAGAGATCATCGGGGCTACCGCAGTCTGCTGTGTTCGTTGAACCGGACGGCGAGTAACATTTCATGCCCCAAACCCAGGTGGCGTGGCTGTTGACTGGCATGTTCAACAGAACTGCTGTTCCAACGAGACAGACGAGTTTTTTCATTTCTGTTTTCTTTCCTTTGCAGCGCCTTGACGTTTCATTCCGCCCTCCTCCGGCGCAGTTTAAGAAGGAGAGGGAAGGCTAAAATAATGATCAAACCAATCACGAACAGGGGCCGGTGCCAAAACGCCGGCCGAATTTCAACCACGGCGGCGATTGTTCTAAATTTCGCGATACCGCTCATTGTTGGGCCCACCTCGCTTTTGTTGGTCGTCCAGTGGTTAATTGGACCGTATTGAACGTAATCTGT
This region includes:
- a CDS encoding GtrA family protein, with the translated sequence MKFKLWPAFRRYAQFCIVGGGGIAVDMGFIWLLAGKNMLGWNLTLSKVVAAEVAIFNNFLWNDLWTFQGMGAERSRWLPRLIRFGKFNLICLAGIGFSVLLLNVQVYLLNVNVYLANFISIMLVSVWNFLMNLRFGWKDRSK
- a CDS encoding prepilin-type N-terminal cleavage/methylation domain-containing protein produces the protein MNFNVQSSMSRVQRRQRGDSAVWRGGAGPAGPLPSRAPGTAVRSCAFTLMELLVTIAVIAVLAALLLPALGRAKASAQGAECASNLRQLIHAWMMYGDDNNGQLPSNADGQDGRGVFTNWVAGTMSRANDATNTQLLIDRQQSAFAAYIPTPSVYKCPGDRSRFVRSVSMNCRMNPTRIKGTPAFIDGGNSRYRDYRKSQEIAHPSGIFVLLDERSDSINEGYFGVDMSNTGTRDGSGPANPYWIIDYPASYHNKAAEIVFADGHVEGHRWLEWTTLVPLGRARPGSHTSPTDRDVKWIQDHCTEPR
- a CDS encoding GtrA family protein → MLLPQFLLFCVVGVSTTLVDFTVFNLLTRSSVAWRRIPANTVSVATAMTWSFLANWWLVFHPAGHEWLRRAERFLVTTAFSAFVLQNAVLYLTTYVWKGPANLALALARKLSLSRRLGGDVVARNACKALGVSAGLVWNFYWYKFFVYAA